The genomic window GAACAATACTGTTTAAACCCGTCATTCCCCCAACGATGACAAGCACCGGTAAGCTCCACCGGAGTTTTGTTCCCGTCTTCTAAACAATGAGCAAAGCTCTCTTGATACACTGCTTCAATTGCCCAGAAAGCTGTCATAATCACCGGATACTTCACCTCACTGCTCATCAGATCTTCCAAAAACCTGAATTAACCAGAAACTCCGGTTTATTTGCTGGTTCCTAATTTCATTTTCGAGTGTGAGAAATCTATTCAATCAGCATATATGAAATCAATAACCTGCCATATTCTTGATTAGCTCTTTGAGGCACAACGGTCGAGAAATCAACATCCCATTTCGATCCTTCTCTTTTAAACCATTCTATTTCATCATTCAACGATGCTATACCACCAAGCACCACTTCCATATCGGAACTCTCGCCGGAATCTTTGCAAGCTCTGATCAACACACTCGCTACAAACGGCACAAACCTCCTCACGAACAGATAATCTTGCCCCTACAAGGAAACAACGTCGTTTAAAAGTCATCGAGTGAGATTTCATATTTTGCCTTGTTTTCATCAGTAATTACTAATTACAGTACCAGCCAAGTTCTGAAGGACGAGAGATCAACGGATCCGTCACGGATCGAGACGACAAAAGCATGACGTGTAGCCGCCGTATAGATCGAACGGTGCTTATCAATCCATGTGTCGATCACCCCTCTCTTCTCCATTgaaattgcttcttcttcctttctctcAAGACTCAAGACTcaagactcttcttcttcaccgatTCACTGTCAACGCTTTGATTTTCTGTTGTCTGTGACGTGCACGTTTCATTGGGCTTTAAATTAATGGGCCAAGGCCTATTAAAGTCTCGCCACGATAGCTTAATGATTCTCCCAAATCGACGGCTGTAAAGAGGCGCTTAAATTTCTCAGATTACGTGACAGTTTCTGAACCGTTGAGATGTTTGGATGACTAAAGTTTATTAATTACGTGGCACTTACTCAGAAGCTCTCTCACGTCACGTATCCGTCGTTAAAGAGTGTGACGTGGAAAATGTTTTGGAattaattttgtgtgtttgtattATATCACCGTACTAATTAGCTCATCTCCCGAAGCCATGTGGTAATTCtaattttgtgtatttattattttctgttaaGACGAATCGGACAGAGAGAACTCCGGCGGCGGATTGCACTTCCGGCAAGATCTCGTGGGGATAAATAAGATGGCGGATGAGAGGTATAATCGGAAGAATCCGGCGGTGAAGAGGATTTTGCAGGAGGTTAAGGAGATGCAAGCTAATCCGTCTGATGATTTTATGTCTCTTCCTCTTGAGGTAACATCTCCGATTCTAGCTTTTTAGATCGGGAATTTTGATTCGAATCTATATTtgaaatttccttttttgagAAAATCCCCTTGTCTTATGTTGTTGTGTtatgttgtgttgtgttgtaaTTGTGTATCTGTTCTGAGTGATGGTGTTTGATTTTAGGCGATCATGATTAGGGAGGATCGATATATCTTCTTGTATACACTGAATTTACTAAGTCTCTCTACTTTCAACACTCGTGCAACAgataaagtttggatttttgtgtttttattggAATAACTGAGTCAAGTGGGGAAGATTACGAACGATTCCTTGATCCACTCAGCTGTCATACTAGTTCTtcgtttctaatttttttaactgtgAAGACTTTTTCCAACATGTCATGGTCCAAATAGATTGCGCGCGATGTTATAGCTGTTTTTTACAAGTTCTTGTGTGATACCAAATAGTTTACATGATTACTCTTATCTATCTTTTAACTTCAGGAGAATATCTTTGAGTGGCAATTCGCCATCCGAGGTCCTGGTGATACTGAATTCGAGGGCGGGATTTATCATGGGAGAATTCAGTTGCCTGCAGATTATCCATTCAAACCTCCTTCATTCATGTTATTGACCGTAAGGATCTTACTcttatttcatatataaaaacacaCAGATGTTGCAAGTTCCATAAGAGAGTATGTATCTAAAGAATCTCTGTACTTTTGTTTCAGCCTAACGGGCGCTTTGAAACTAACACCAAGATTTGCTTGAGCATTTCAAACTACCACCCTGAGCATTGGCAACCTTCATGGAGTGGTAAAGTCATGGATCTCAAGAGACCTTATCTCTTGACTTTTATGTTGTTTCCTAAAAGATTACTCAGACACTTGTAATTTACATGAGGTTGAACTATATCAGCTCTTTTGTATTATGATTgagctttgtttcttttcagttCGGACTGCTTTGGTGGCTCTCATTGCATTTATGCCCACAAGTCCCAATGGAGCACTGGGCTCAGTAGATTATCCAAAGGATGAGAGACGTACACTAGCCATTAAATCACGTGAGACACCACCTAAGTATGGCTCTCCTGAACGgcaaaaaattattgatgaGGTATAGTTCCCCACTAGAATACCCTTGGGTGTTGAACCACTATGCATAATATCCTgatgaaaatatatgaatttagcTAGATGCTTGCTGAACCTGTAGAGTATGTGCCATACCATTGCATTGCATCATTATAAACCATAGGACTAGCTGGTGGTCAAAACGGGATCgcaatatattatatattaggCTTGCATATCTCTAGCGGTTATGATTTAATGTTTGCTCTAAGAGTATCTGCTTTGTTTTAACTGCAATCACAGCTGTTATTATTCTCTCCATACAGTAAAATTTGCTGCTCAAGTCCTAACACACCATTTTACTGATTATTGtcgtttttaaaaagtagTCAGTTgcacaaatataaaaaaaaagacaatagTAGTGTTAACAATCTCCTTTTGGTCTAAACTCTCGTCCCTTTCTTCATGATTTTTGTTATGACTTTAGTTTCATACCTCTGATTCATCttcaattttggaaaaaactTTTAGTAACCATGACCTTTTAACAAGCGCAGATTCATCAGTACATCCTTAGCAAAGCAACCGTGGTTCCAAAACCTCTTCCTCTGGAATGTAGCCAAGCACCTTCCATCGTATCAGAAGCTCACTCCCAAGTTGAGCCACAGGAAGCGATAACTGTAGTAGAAGAGCGGTCCATCGCTACAACAGACACCATAGTTGATGATCAAATCATAGAAGAGACAGCTGAAGCAGTCAATACAGCAGCTAGTGTGGTTCCCGCTGCAGCACCTTTACCAGCGGTTGAAGTTGTGGTCAAAGCTTCTGTAAGTGGTGAGCAAAGGATGGCCAGAAGAGCGGCTCAGAAGCCAGTCGATGACAGACTCTTCACGTGGGCGGCG from Arabidopsis thaliana chromosome 3, partial sequence includes these protein-coding regions:
- a CDS encoding heme oxygenase-like, multi-helical (Haem oxygenase-like, multi-helical; CONTAINS InterPro DOMAIN/s: Haem oxygenase-like, multi-helical (InterPro:IPR016084), TENA/THI-4 protein/Coenzyme PQQ biosynthesis protein C (InterPro:IPR004305); Has 259 Blast hits to 259 proteins in 88 species: Archae - 23; Bacteria - 94; Metazoa - 0; Fungi - 34; Plants - 38; Viruses - 0; Other Eukaryotes - 70 (source: NCBI BLink).), whose amino-acid sequence is MEKRGVIDTWIDKHRSIYTAATRHAFVVSIRDGSVDLSSFRTWLGQDYLFVRRFVPFVASVLIRACKDSGESSDMEVVLGGIASLNDEIEWFKREGSKWDVDFSTVVPQRANQEYGRFLEDLMSSEVKYPVIMTAFWAIEAVYQESFAHCLEDGNKTPVELTGACHRWGNDGFKQYCSSVKNIAERCLENASGEVLGEAEDVLVRVLELEVAFWEMSRGGQ
- the UBC32 gene encoding ubiquitin-conjugating enzyme 32 (ubiquitin-conjugating enzyme 32 (UBC32); CONTAINS InterPro DOMAIN/s: Ubiquitin-conjugating enzyme/RWD-like (InterPro:IPR016135), Ubiquitin-conjugating enzyme, E2 (InterPro:IPR000608); BEST Arabidopsis thaliana protein match is: ubiquitin-conjugating enzyme 34 (TAIR:AT1G17280.2); Has 7916 Blast hits to 7914 proteins in 379 species: Archae - 0; Bacteria - 0; Metazoa - 3544; Fungi - 1602; Plants - 1492; Viruses - 20; Other Eukaryotes - 1258 (source: NCBI BLink).), which codes for MADERYNRKNPAVKRILQEVKEMQANPSDDFMSLPLEENIFEWQFAIRGPGDTEFEGGIYHGRIQLPADYPFKPPSFMLLTPNGRFETNTKICLSISNYHPEHWQPSWSVRTALVALIAFMPTSPNGALGSVDYPKDERRTLAIKSRETPPKYGSPERQKIIDEIHQYILSKATVVPKPLPLECSQAPSIVSEAHSQVEPQEAITVVEERSIATTDTIVDDQIIEETAEAVNTAASVVPAAAPLPAVEVVVKASVSGEQRMARRAAQKPVDDRLFTWAAVGLTIAIMVLLLKKFIKSNGYSTGFMDDQS